A stretch of Elusimicrobiota bacterium DNA encodes these proteins:
- a CDS encoding exopolysaccharide biosynthesis protein yields MTEPGAARQARLSTELDRLSAACRESSLTVGKLLPGLAPRDQALFTAILSVGFLHPIPLPGVSTVFGLVIASAGCRMALGLGPWIPQRWHNRHIPGHQMARVFAAGAALMRRCERVVKPRGLWLSAHPWTQRASGCAIAFCGLLLGAPLPPGTNFPPATAILLLSIGTAEEDLLFLAAGYLALAFNILFFGAILVLGWDGVKALLR; encoded by the coding sequence ATGACGGAGCCCGGCGCGGCGCGTCAGGCGCGGCTCTCCACGGAGCTCGATCGCCTCTCCGCCGCCTGCCGGGAGAGCTCCCTGACCGTGGGGAAATTGCTGCCGGGCTTGGCCCCGCGCGACCAGGCGCTTTTCACGGCCATACTTTCCGTGGGTTTCCTGCATCCGATCCCTTTGCCCGGCGTCTCCACGGTCTTCGGCTTGGTCATCGCGTCGGCCGGCTGCCGCATGGCGCTGGGCCTGGGGCCCTGGATCCCGCAGCGCTGGCACAACCGCCATATCCCGGGGCACCAGATGGCAAGGGTCTTCGCGGCCGGCGCCGCGCTCATGCGCCGGTGCGAGCGGGTGGTCAAGCCCCGCGGCCTCTGGCTCTCCGCTCACCCCTGGACCCAGCGGGCCAGCGGCTGCGCCATCGCTTTCTGCGGCCTGCTTTTGGGCGCGCCTCTGCCGCCGGGCACGAACTTCCCGCCCGCCACCGCCATCTTGCTGCTTTCCATCGGGACCGCGGAGGAGGACCTGCTCTTCCTGGCCGCGGGCTACCTCGCGCTGGCGTTCAACATACTCTTCTTCGGCGCCATCCTCGTGCTGGGCTGGGACGGGGTCAAGGCGCTGCTGCGCTAG